From a single Pirellulales bacterium genomic region:
- a CDS encoding dienelactone hydrolase family protein: MTTPNVREEMLSLLGRLDFDRRAFVVTSLAAGFALAVRPVSAETITTDDKGLVAGEVKIPVPDGEIPAYRAMPDAGGPFPVVIVVQEIFGVHEHIKDICRRFAKLGYLAVAPELYARQGDVSKMENIPEIIAKVVSKVPDAQVLSDIDATVAWAKKSGKGNTAKLGITGFCWGGRIVWLYSAHNPDLKAGVAWYGRLITSSDELHPKNPIDLVDSLKAPVLGLYGGADSGIPNESVEKMRTALKDAKKSCEIVLYPDTPHGFYADYRPTYRQDKADDGWKRLLEWFKKNGVA; encoded by the coding sequence ATGACCACGCCTAATGTTCGCGAAGAGATGTTGAGCTTGCTCGGACGATTGGATTTCGATCGCCGCGCGTTTGTCGTGACCTCGCTGGCCGCCGGCTTTGCGTTGGCGGTGCGACCGGTCTCGGCCGAAACGATCACGACCGACGACAAAGGCCTGGTCGCCGGCGAAGTGAAGATTCCCGTGCCCGACGGCGAGATTCCCGCCTATCGCGCGATGCCGGACGCGGGGGGACCTTTTCCCGTGGTGATCGTGGTGCAAGAAATCTTCGGCGTCCACGAGCACATCAAGGACATCTGCCGCCGCTTCGCCAAGCTCGGCTACCTGGCCGTTGCGCCCGAGCTGTACGCGCGGCAGGGGGACGTGTCGAAAATGGAGAACATCCCAGAGATTATTGCCAAGGTGGTCTCGAAGGTGCCCGACGCGCAAGTTCTTTCCGACATCGATGCGACCGTGGCCTGGGCCAAGAAGTCGGGCAAGGGAAACACCGCCAAGCTCGGCATCACGGGCTTCTGCTGGGGCGGACGGATCGTGTGGTTGTATTCCGCCCACAATCCCGACCTGAAGGCGGGCGTCGCCTGGTACGGCCGGTTGATCACCAGCAGTGACGAGTTGCACCCGAAGAACCCGATCGACCTGGTCGATTCTTTGAAGGCACCGGTTCTCGGTCTGTACGGCGGCGCCGATTCGGGCATCCCCAACGAGAGCGTCGAGAAAATGCGAACGGCGCTCAAGGATGCCAAAAAGTCGTGCGAAATTGTCCTCTATCCCGACACGCCGCACGGCTTTTACGCCGACTACCGCCCCACGTATCGGCAAGACAAAGCCGACGATGGCTGGAAGCGGCTCTTGGAGTGGTTCAAGAAAAACGGCGTCGCGTAG
- a CDS encoding DUF1501 domain-containing protein, with protein sequence MLNLLGPVSREPFCDRLSRRNFLRIGSLGAAGLTLPQLLQAEATAGVTNSRKSLILIYLVGGPPHLDMFDLKPRAPREVAGPFRPIETNVPGVEICEHMPQLARRMDRLAIVRSIADCQADHDAFQCYTGRESRAAGASGAWPTVGATVARLQGSAAQGIPPYVSLCYPCTHPPYNEPGPGFLGVAHTPFRPLGDGRDDLVLRGITQDRLHDRRQLLSSVDRFRREVDTRGMMTGLDAFTEQAMGVLTSSQLAEALDLSREDSRTVERYGTGDPSVFIDGNGAPRVPQSFLAARRLVEAGVRVVTVNYSKWDWHGHPYGSCFDRCQEDMVVFDRAFSALLDDLRERGLENDVTVAVWGEFGRTPTINANVGRDHWPRVAFGLLAGGGLRMGQVIGATDRLGGEPIERPVKFAELFATLYHTLGLDASQVTVADLAGRPQYLVAGDAAPLRELV encoded by the coding sequence ATGCTGAACCTGCTCGGTCCGGTCAGCCGTGAGCCGTTTTGCGATCGTCTGTCGCGGCGCAATTTCTTGCGCATCGGCTCGCTGGGCGCGGCCGGTCTGACACTGCCGCAACTGCTGCAAGCCGAAGCGACCGCCGGCGTCACCAATTCGCGCAAATCGCTGATCCTCATCTACCTGGTGGGTGGGCCGCCGCATCTCGACATGTTCGACTTGAAGCCCCGCGCCCCGCGCGAGGTGGCCGGTCCGTTCCGCCCGATCGAGACCAACGTGCCGGGCGTGGAAATCTGCGAGCACATGCCGCAGCTCGCCCGACGGATGGATCGCCTGGCGATCGTCCGCTCGATTGCCGACTGCCAGGCCGATCATGACGCGTTTCAATGCTACACGGGGCGCGAGTCGCGTGCCGCAGGCGCGAGCGGCGCCTGGCCCACCGTCGGCGCTACTGTCGCCCGATTGCAAGGCTCAGCCGCGCAGGGCATACCGCCGTATGTCAGCCTGTGCTACCCCTGCACGCATCCCCCGTACAACGAACCGGGCCCCGGCTTCCTGGGCGTGGCCCACACACCGTTCCGCCCGTTGGGCGACGGTCGCGACGACCTGGTGCTGCGCGGCATCACGCAGGATCGGCTGCACGATCGGCGACAACTACTCTCGAGCGTCGATCGCTTTCGGCGCGAGGTCGACACGCGCGGCATGATGACCGGACTCGATGCCTTCACCGAGCAGGCGATGGGCGTGCTCACTTCTTCGCAATTGGCCGAAGCGCTCGACCTATCGCGCGAAGACTCGCGCACCGTCGAGCGCTACGGCACCGGCGACCCGTCCGTGTTCATCGATGGCAACGGCGCGCCGCGCGTGCCGCAAAGCTTTCTCGCGGCACGCCGCCTGGTCGAAGCCGGCGTGCGCGTCGTCACCGTGAACTACAGTAAGTGGGACTGGCACGGGCATCCTTACGGTTCGTGCTTCGATCGTTGCCAGGAAGATATGGTCGTTTTCGATCGCGCCTTCTCGGCCCTGTTAGACGACCTGCGCGAGCGCGGCCTGGAGAATGATGTCACCGTGGCGGTGTGGGGTGAATTCGGACGCACGCCAACGATCAACGCCAACGTGGGGCGCGACCACTGGCCGCGCGTAGCGTTCGGCCTCCTGGCGGGCGGCGGTTTGCGGATGGGACAAGTCATCGGCGCGACCGACCGCTTGGGCGGCGAGCCCATCGAGCGCCCCGTGAAATTCGCCGAGCTCTTCGCCACGCTTTATCACACACTCGGCCTCGACGCGTCGCAGGTCACGGTCGCGGATCTGGCTGGCCGGCCGCAATATCTTGTGGCAGGTGATGCAGCGCCATTACGCGAATTGGTGTAG
- a CDS encoding efflux transporter outer membrane subunit, whose amino-acid sequence MARSTTRASVRAVGVRRSARLWLAGFLRTALRAALCVLVLVSSGCTSFREYVANGYKVGPNYRRPPAPVANDWIDADDMRLRKEESPELARWWTVFQDPVLDQLVADSYRQNLTLREAGFRVLQNRALLGIAVGGFFPQQQYAFGDHTANSISKNVANRGFVLDQFFPEWDVGFTLNWELDFWGRFRRAIIAANDRLDASVEDFDAVLVTLLGDIAQAYVQIRIFEQQIALTRANVELQRETLAIATARYKGGLVTELDVDQAQSILSQTEAQIPQLEISLRQTNNRLCVLLGIPAEDLERRMAPRSIPIVGPEVAVGIPADLVRRRPDVRRAERNAAAQAEQIGIAESDFYPAISLNGSFSYSAAEFPQLFSSGALYGTWGPAFQWNLLNYGRILNNVRAQDALFQELVAHYQNTVLTASQEVENGIVTFLKSQVQTRYMAESVTAAKKAVVVAIAQYQGGLTDFNRVSLVEQNLVQQQNIYAQALGSIALGLVQTFRALGGGWEIRLDPASGALQGLPPPDPNRRPEQIPAPSPLLNPPPIKGPVPPLPPPDGPLGVLRPAAPAQRLPAPSVRAAPDTTAAQGSRR is encoded by the coding sequence GTGGCTCGATCGACAACGCGCGCGAGCGTGCGCGCTGTCGGCGTCCGCCGCAGTGCGCGCCTGTGGCTTGCGGGCTTCCTACGGACGGCACTGCGCGCCGCGTTGTGCGTGCTTGTGCTCGTTAGCTCTGGCTGCACGAGCTTCCGCGAATATGTTGCCAACGGCTACAAGGTTGGGCCGAATTATCGACGCCCGCCGGCGCCGGTGGCCAACGACTGGATCGACGCCGATGACATGCGTCTGCGCAAAGAGGAATCGCCCGAGCTGGCCCGCTGGTGGACGGTGTTCCAGGATCCTGTGCTCGATCAACTCGTAGCCGACTCCTACCGGCAAAACCTGACGCTGCGGGAAGCGGGCTTTCGCGTGCTGCAAAATCGCGCGCTGTTGGGAATTGCCGTGGGCGGATTCTTTCCGCAGCAGCAATATGCCTTCGGCGACCATACGGCAAACTCGATCAGCAAGAACGTGGCCAACCGTGGCTTCGTGCTGGATCAGTTCTTTCCGGAGTGGGACGTCGGCTTCACGCTCAACTGGGAACTCGATTTCTGGGGACGCTTCCGCCGCGCGATCATCGCCGCCAACGACCGGCTCGATGCCTCGGTCGAGGATTTCGACGCCGTGCTTGTCACCCTGCTCGGCGATATCGCCCAGGCCTACGTGCAGATTCGCATTTTTGAACAGCAGATCGCGCTAACGCGCGCTAACGTCGAGCTGCAGCGCGAGACATTGGCCATCGCCACGGCGCGCTACAAAGGGGGCCTGGTCACGGAGCTGGACGTCGACCAGGCGCAGAGCATCCTGTCACAAACCGAGGCGCAGATCCCGCAGTTGGAAATCAGCCTCCGACAAACCAATAACCGGCTGTGCGTGCTCTTGGGCATACCGGCCGAGGATTTGGAACGGCGCATGGCGCCGCGTTCCATTCCCATCGTCGGGCCCGAGGTGGCGGTGGGCATTCCGGCCGACCTGGTGAGACGCCGACCTGATGTGCGCCGCGCCGAACGCAACGCCGCAGCCCAGGCCGAGCAGATCGGCATCGCCGAGAGCGATTTCTATCCCGCGATCTCGCTCAACGGTTCCTTCAGCTATTCGGCGGCGGAGTTTCCGCAATTATTCAGTTCCGGCGCGTTGTACGGCACTTGGGGTCCGGCGTTTCAATGGAACCTGCTGAACTATGGACGCATTCTGAATAACGTCCGCGCCCAGGATGCACTCTTTCAAGAGCTCGTTGCGCACTATCAAAATACCGTGCTCACGGCCAGCCAAGAGGTCGAGAACGGCATCGTCACGTTCTTGAAATCGCAGGTACAGACCCGCTACATGGCCGAGAGCGTGACGGCCGCCAAGAAGGCCGTCGTGGTTGCCATTGCGCAGTACCAGGGCGGATTGACCGATTTCAACCGCGTGTCGCTCGTCGAACAAAACCTGGTGCAGCAGCAGAACATTTATGCCCAGGCGCTCGGCTCGATCGCGCTGGGACTGGTGCAGACGTTTCGCGCGCTGGGCGGAGGATGGGAAATTCGGCTCGATCCGGCGTCGGGCGCTCTGCAGGGCTTGCCGCCGCCCGATCCGAATCGCCGGCCCGAGCAGATTCCCGCGCCTTCGCCCCTGTTGAATCCGCCACCGATCAAAGGTCCCGTTCCGCCGCTGCCCCCGCCGGACGGACCGCTCGGCGTGTTGCGTCCCGCTGCGCCGGCGCAAAGACTGCCGGCGCCGTCGGTGCGCGCCGCGCCGGATACAACGGCTGCGCAAGGAAGTCGACGATGA
- a CDS encoding HEAT repeat domain-containing protein: MTPTTRGPTASARTRFVLWSTLFIGLLAVAGCGRSKSTDELIADLNSREERDRIIAVRLLPQRTKEAQKIVPVLAQCLHDKEPDIRLSAAIGLGYFGEQARSAIDDLRKAEDDRDARVRREAGKALTRIDPSLTPKPQPKKRGKR; encoded by the coding sequence ATGACGCCGACCACCAGAGGTCCGACCGCCAGCGCGCGGACGCGGTTTGTGTTATGGAGCACTTTGTTCATCGGCCTGCTTGCCGTGGCCGGATGCGGGCGGAGCAAATCGACCGATGAATTGATCGCCGACCTGAATTCCCGCGAAGAGCGCGACCGCATCATCGCGGTGCGCCTGTTGCCGCAGCGAACTAAGGAAGCCCAGAAAATAGTCCCGGTCCTCGCGCAATGCTTGCACGACAAGGAGCCGGACATCCGGCTGAGCGCGGCCATCGGACTGGGGTATTTTGGCGAACAGGCCCGAAGTGCCATCGACGACTTGCGCAAGGCCGAAGACGACCGCGACGCGCGGGTGCGCCGCGAGGCCGGAAAGGCGCTCACGCGCATCGATCCCAGCCTGACACCCAAGCCGCAGCCCAAGAAGCGCGGCAAGCGATAA
- a CDS encoding alpha-amylase family protein, which produces MRPCLAAPARVHCYLFSLAIALVLVAHATAAEPIANPDTAGLPPRSVPAARPARPIPEWIETHKRIGHLPGSLPMGEEFVKAGYNVVTLNVLGRWEIVGPSADLYPAERVKEAEQYLRTHVERCHKAGAKAVFYMGPVQVPSGNDLFAKAHPDWLRIKADGQPDPVPNFANIRSGYADWLLAQLEYVTREFKVDGYWFDGYAPVHLHTYDDATKKAFREFSGGKEIPTKFDPVHDPVAKQYLAWHAAYFVDFADRMRTAIRTANPESIIYVNHSANRTWYYPDMYMGEYPIDYTSAVDISSVELYWDVPGDPLYQQFVYAFMQGITHERGAACWIQPSAHGISGISSRVEIQLRGLEGTPWGVYPEFVESTGREEYYKLHLENMKARDEWFAHSRAIPYLGIVASEQTRTLYAQGALPVYFSHTLGAFRAFMEKHIPTRVLTEHDLEDADLQGIRVLVLPNVACMSPRAAEVVRRFVAAGGGLIATFETSLYDENYQKRPDFALADLFRAKYQATDTVSQRVENIYLTLSADHPIVNDPLIKSKQNTAWLNPGNPPEQGTLALIASAADVKPLDGGQVLATYRPNLPAERAKEQHPAIIASEFGRGRVVYFPASVDKGMFFYPDGYMRQMLAAAARWVARDERPPVDVDGPLILTATYRRQADKKRTIVHLLNQASSWGMHSIYQKLAPLPEELNKQWGFPNQSELRGTWPVREEIIPLSGIRVRCRAPGVTRATLEPGAIDLPLTKTDDGLEAIVNDLGMHAMVVFE; this is translated from the coding sequence ATGCGCCCTTGTCTCGCCGCGCCCGCGCGCGTTCACTGCTACCTGTTCTCGCTTGCGATCGCGTTGGTTCTCGTCGCCCATGCGACGGCCGCCGAGCCGATTGCCAATCCGGACACGGCCGGGCTGCCGCCGCGATCGGTGCCGGCTGCCCGGCCGGCGCGGCCGATTCCCGAATGGATCGAAACGCACAAGCGGATCGGCCATTTGCCCGGCTCGCTGCCGATGGGCGAAGAGTTCGTCAAGGCCGGCTACAACGTCGTGACGCTGAATGTGTTGGGCCGCTGGGAAATCGTGGGCCCGTCGGCGGACCTTTATCCGGCCGAGCGCGTCAAAGAGGCCGAGCAGTATTTGCGCACGCACGTCGAGCGCTGCCATAAGGCCGGCGCCAAAGCCGTGTTTTACATGGGGCCCGTGCAGGTCCCCTCGGGCAATGACCTCTTTGCCAAAGCGCATCCCGATTGGCTGCGCATCAAGGCCGACGGCCAACCCGACCCGGTGCCGAACTTCGCCAACATTCGCAGTGGCTACGCCGACTGGCTGCTCGCGCAGCTGGAATACGTCACGCGCGAGTTCAAGGTCGACGGCTATTGGTTCGACGGCTATGCGCCGGTACACCTGCACACGTACGACGACGCGACCAAGAAGGCGTTCCGCGAATTCTCGGGCGGGAAGGAGATACCCACCAAGTTCGATCCCGTGCACGATCCGGTGGCGAAGCAATACCTCGCCTGGCACGCTGCGTATTTCGTCGATTTTGCCGATCGCATGCGCACGGCCATTCGCACCGCGAATCCCGAATCGATCATCTACGTGAACCACTCGGCCAATCGCACCTGGTATTACCCTGACATGTACATGGGCGAATACCCGATCGATTACACGAGCGCCGTCGACATCTCTTCGGTGGAATTGTATTGGGACGTACCGGGCGATCCGCTGTACCAGCAATTCGTGTACGCCTTCATGCAAGGCATCACCCACGAGCGCGGCGCGGCGTGCTGGATTCAGCCGTCGGCTCATGGCATCTCGGGCATTTCGTCGCGCGTCGAGATCCAGTTGCGCGGCCTGGAAGGAACGCCGTGGGGTGTGTACCCGGAGTTCGTCGAATCGACCGGCCGCGAGGAATATTACAAGCTGCACCTGGAAAATATGAAGGCTCGCGACGAGTGGTTCGCCCATTCGCGGGCGATTCCTTACCTGGGCATTGTTGCCTCGGAACAAACCCGCACGCTGTACGCGCAAGGCGCGCTGCCGGTCTATTTCTCGCACACGCTAGGCGCCTTTCGCGCGTTCATGGAGAAGCACATTCCCACGCGCGTGCTGACCGAGCACGACCTGGAGGATGCCGACCTGCAGGGCATTCGTGTCCTGGTGCTGCCGAACGTCGCCTGCATGTCGCCGCGCGCGGCCGAAGTGGTGCGCCGCTTCGTGGCCGCCGGCGGTGGCCTGATCGCCACGTTCGAGACATCGTTGTACGACGAGAACTATCAAAAGCGCCCCGACTTCGCGCTTGCCGATCTGTTCCGCGCGAAATATCAGGCGACCGACACGGTTTCGCAGCGGGTCGAGAACATTTATCTCACGCTGTCGGCCGACCATCCGATCGTCAACGACCCGCTCATTAAATCGAAGCAGAACACGGCCTGGCTCAACCCGGGCAATCCACCCGAGCAGGGAACGCTCGCGCTGATCGCTAGCGCCGCCGACGTGAAACCGCTCGACGGCGGCCAGGTGCTGGCCACGTATCGCCCGAACTTGCCGGCCGAGCGCGCGAAGGAGCAGCATCCGGCGATCATCGCCTCGGAATTCGGTCGCGGCCGCGTCGTTTATTTTCCGGCGTCCGTCGACAAGGGAATGTTCTTCTATCCCGACGGCTACATGCGGCAGATGCTGGCCGCCGCGGCGCGATGGGTGGCGCGCGACGAGCGCCCGCCGGTCGACGTCGATGGTCCGCTGATTTTGACGGCCACTTATCGGCGCCAGGCCGACAAGAAGCGCACGATCGTGCATCTCTTGAATCAGGCCAGCAGTTGGGGCATGCACTCGATTTATCAAAAGCTGGCACCCCTGCCGGAAGAACTGAACAAGCAATGGGGATTTCCGAATCAGTCCGAGCTGCGCGGCACCTGGCCGGTGCGCGAAGAGATCATTCCGCTCTCGGGCATCCGCGTTCGCTGCCGCGCGCCGGGCGTGACGCGCGCCACGCTCGAACCCGGCGCGATCGATCTGCCGCTCACGAAAACCGACGATGGTCTCGAAGCGATCGTCAACGACCTGGGCATGCACGCGATGGTGGTGTTTGAATGA
- a CDS encoding DUF1559 domain-containing protein produces MYRRYSRRAFTLVELLVVIAIIGMLVALLLPAVQAAREAARRGQCTNNLKQIGLALHNYVNSQGFFPPGYIDGNKVATATPDNDVGPGWGWAAFLLPFQEQQNLYNQIQFHQGVQAAVNATVAQQTLAMYQCPTDPWQDPVAIYDINMSAPIATVAHANYVGCNGWIECFYNAGGAADGSGGADGLQGGLGLEGDGLFFRNSRFTPASITDGLSVTIVVGERSGDHSPSTWTGAVTGGLCPAWMAGQTPNSPPPGPAYDNTDFAEALVLAHGNATHVPSADFPIFDPDTFYSMHAGQGANFLLGDGSVRFITSSIEPLTYQYMCTIAGGEITGGSQ; encoded by the coding sequence ATGTACAGAAGATATTCGCGACGGGCGTTCACGCTCGTCGAGCTGTTGGTCGTGATTGCCATTATCGGAATGCTGGTTGCACTGCTCTTGCCCGCGGTGCAAGCCGCGCGCGAAGCGGCGCGACGCGGCCAATGTACGAATAACTTGAAGCAGATCGGCCTGGCGCTGCACAACTACGTCAACAGCCAGGGCTTCTTTCCGCCCGGCTATATCGACGGCAATAAGGTCGCCACAGCGACGCCGGATAACGACGTTGGTCCCGGCTGGGGTTGGGCCGCCTTTCTATTGCCGTTTCAAGAACAGCAGAATCTGTACAACCAGATTCAATTCCATCAGGGCGTGCAAGCAGCTGTGAACGCGACGGTGGCGCAACAAACGCTGGCCATGTATCAATGTCCGACCGATCCCTGGCAGGACCCGGTCGCGATTTACGACATTAATATGAGCGCGCCGATCGCCACCGTGGCGCACGCCAACTACGTGGGCTGCAATGGCTGGATCGAGTGCTTCTACAATGCCGGCGGCGCGGCCGATGGCAGCGGTGGCGCCGACGGACTTCAGGGCGGTTTGGGGCTGGAAGGAGACGGCCTCTTCTTCCGCAACAGCCGCTTTACGCCGGCCAGCATCACCGACGGATTGAGCGTCACGATCGTCGTCGGCGAGCGCTCGGGCGATCATTCGCCCAGTACCTGGACCGGCGCCGTCACCGGTGGACTATGTCCGGCCTGGATGGCGGGCCAGACGCCGAACTCGCCTCCACCAGGGCCGGCGTACGACAACACCGACTTCGCCGAGGCGCTGGTGCTCGCGCACGGCAACGCCACGCACGTGCCGAGCGCCGACTTTCCGATCTTCGACCCCGATACGTTCTACAGCATGCATGCCGGCCAGGGGGCGAACTTCCTGCTCGGCGACGGTTCGGTGCGCTTTATCACCAGCAGCATCGAGCCGCTGACGTATCAGTACATGTGTACGATCGCCGGCGGCGAGATCACAGGTGGTTCGCAATGA